In Tripterygium wilfordii isolate XIE 37 chromosome 23, ASM1340144v1, whole genome shotgun sequence, one genomic interval encodes:
- the LOC119993797 gene encoding probable disease resistance protein At4g27220, translating into MAEKVFSFVAEHGGVKWIKRHISYVYNFEKNVDNVKDQLYSLKRKRKRIEHAVDDATNRKLEVIESDVQHWLQSVATVVENAESLFEETERAKRRCLFGLCPNVKAMYQVGKKAEDKSKAVADLRLAAGQFSSVSYRPAPQGIRFAIINDYETFESRAWHLDKIMKALKDPNVNMIGVWGMGGVGKTTLVKKAVQQANLDRIFDVVVLSEVSLNQDLRRIQGEIADALGFKFEAETISGRSNQLHERLLKETKILVILDNIWARIDLGELGIPFGNDHKGCKILMTSRDRRVLTQIGTNSLKIWVDTLDDVEAWKLFEKIAGDVVKVPNLQPLAIEIAKRCAGLPLLITTVAMALSDRKDSYTWKEALQQLDKFGNDDFDAQVYSALELSFNKLKGKPMKEVFLLCGLLVNTNYAIEDLVKYCMTLDSFKHIDQLEDRRNKLHKLVIDLKSACLLLDGEKNGYIKMHDVVRKFALSFAREKHNMFIEEYDGELEEWPKKNAVVKFYSIYFRHNYIHRLLEGLECEELKLFILHSKNRDLEIPGSFFQGMRGIIVLEIKNIIIRSLPSSLCYLNNLSTLSLEECELDDIARIGNLVGLEVLRIVNSKISHFPEETRQLTRLKLFNVNGCSNLAVIPPNVISSFTRLEELYMEKSFVNWEAEGVNGQNACLAELNKLSKLTSLDIHIPNSNIMPNDLFSVKLERFKMVIGYVCAWSLEWFSKRYESSRSLKLKLSTSIHVKPGVKELLKKSEDLYLNELGGVNSVCELDREGFPRLRFLHVQEGRNFQYIVNPNTTTPCKIFPGLEVLSLKKLINLEMICHGQLGVESFSKLRIVRVESCGMLKNLFSFPIAKSLLQLQQIKVEDCKNMEEIFSCESEKDVIELKEVQSIELRGLPKLTSICSEIKDEPIPLLNGKIVFPYLVTLDLHDIGAEKIWDNSLQAMQHFHRLRYLTLSGCHKLKFLFPVVVVKGLIQLMKLDVRDCELMERIIGGAAGQMIFPKLNLLHLKDLPKLKRFCTGNSVEFPSLAYMWIAKCPELKSFIFDEKDVSNGDLPPPLFDEKVELPTIEILDIRSVNLKRIWHNELPPESFCKLDNLFLYDCENLLNIFPSNMLTRLQNLQILDIENCKSMDVIFDLEGPNGLEMHITKTPIFGKLKFIEIADCPSVRYIFPLSIISGLRELEKLHIEDCRAVEEIVAMEGVDADVRFEVLKVTFLKLEDLPQLKSFYPGIHTSEWPLLKKLKVVGCDKLKILASECSNVQEGAHDGYLYSHEKDKFLNMEELVVGRSTLNEIFPDGGFICEAGELSTFRSLNILQSQNFGCHRLKIQFPSSLLSFCNLIELKVYRCHKLTYLMSCSTTKSMMQLKKLRVFECAMMTSIVECAGESETEDDNIFYQLEQIYIDDMPNLSSFCCSGKHAFKLPSLVYVYVRNCPSLKTFCEGPLSTFKLWSLHVSSYEERWNGDLNSTIQALYKEMEDDDDDDDDDGGDEDLSMEIKSNDDDEVNCS; encoded by the exons ATGGCCGAGAAAGTTTTTTCCTTTGTTGCAGAGCATGGTGGTGTAAAATGGATTAAACGTCACATTAGTTATGTATACAACTTCGAAAAAAATGTAGATAATGTTAAAGATCAACTCTATAGTCTGAAACGTAAGAGAAAGAGAATCGAGCACGCTGTTGATGATGCAACCAACAGAAAACTGGAGGTGATTGAAAGTGACGTTCAACACTGGCTGCAGAGCGTGGCAACAGTTGTTGAGAATGCAGAAAGTCTTTTTGAGGAAACAGAGAGGGCAAAGAGGAGGTGTTTGTTTGGGTTATGTCCTAATGTGAAGGCAATGTACCAGGTTGGCAAGAAAGCTGAGGACAAATCAAAGGCAGTAGCAGATCTTCGGTTGGCTGCAGGACAGTTTTCTAGTGTTTCATATCGTCCTGCTCCACAAGGAATACGTTTTGCAATCATCAATGATTATGAGACCTTCGAATCAAGAGCATGGCATTTGGATAAGATTATGAAGGCCTTAAAAGATCCTAATGTCAACATGATTGGCGTTTGGGGTATGGGTGGTGTTGGCAAAACTACTCTTGTGAAGAAAGCTGTCCAACAAGCCAATTTAGACAGGATTTTTGATGTGGTGGTTTTATCGGAGGTATCTTTAAATCAAGACttgagaaggattcaaggagaAATTGCAGATGCCTTAGGCTTCAAATTCGAGGCAGAGACAATTTCTGGGAGATCCAACCAGTTACATGAACGTTtgttgaaagaaacaaaaattctaGTGATTCTTGATAATATTTGGGCAAGGATTGATCTGGGAGAGTTAGGAATACCTTTCGGGAATGACCACAAAGGATGCAAAATATTGATGACATCTAGAGATAGGCGTGTATTAACCCAGATTGGTACTAATAGTTTGAAAATTTGGGTTGATACATTAGATGATGTGGAGGCTTGGAAATTATTTGAGAAAATCGCAGGGGATGTTGTGAAAGTTCCCAATTTGCAACCTCTTGCCATTGAAATAGCTAAAAGATGTGCAGGTTTGCCACTTTTGATTACCACAGTTGCAATGGCTCTAAGTGATAGAAAGGATTCATATACTTGGAAAGAAGCCTTACAACAATTAGATAAGTTTGGAAATGATGATTTTGATGCACAAGTGTATTCAGCTCTAGAGTTAAGTTTCAATAAGTTGAAAGGTAAACCGATGAAAGAGGTGTTCTTGCTTTGTGGTCTACTAGTAAATACTAATTATGCCATTGAGGATTTGGTGAAATATTGCATGACCCTTGATTCTTTCAAACATATTGATCAATTGGAAGATAGGAGAAACAAGTTGCATAAATTGGTTATAGACCTCAAATCCGCATGTTTGCTATTAGATGGTGAAAAAAATGGTTACATTAAAATGCATGATGTGGTTCGCAAGTTTGCTCTGTCATTTGCACGTGAAAAGCATAATATGTTCATTGAAGAATATGATGGTGAATTGGAAGAATGGCCCAAAAAGAATGCAGTTGTAAAGTTCTACTCAATATATTTTCGTCACAATTATATTCACAGATTACTAGAAGGGTTGGAATGTGAAGAGCTGAAGTTATTTATTCTGCATTCCAAAAATCGTGATTTGGAGATTCCTGGTTCATTTTTCCAAGGGATGAGAGGAATTATAGTCTTAGAAATTAAGAATATAATAATTCGATCTTTGCCTTCATCCCTTTGTTATCTAAACAACCTTAGCACACTCTCTCTTGAGGAGTGTGAGTTGGATGATATAGCCAGAATAGGAAATCTAGTTGGACTAGAAGTTCTTCGCATTGTGAATTCAAAGATCTCCCATTTTCCTGAGGAAACAAGACAATTGACTCGTCTGAAGTTGTTCAATGTCAACGGATGTTCAAATCTTGCAGTGATTCCACCAAATGTCATTTCATCGTTCACTCGATTAGAAGAATTGTACATGGAAAAGAGCTTTGTGAACTGGGAGGCTGAAGGAGTTAATGGTCAAAATGCGTGCCTTGCTGAGTTGAACAAATTGTCTAAGCTGACTAGCTTAGATATTCACATTCCGAATTCCAATATTATGCCAAATGACTTGTTCTCAGTCAAGTTAGAAAGATTTAAAATGGTAATAGGATATGTCTGCGCCTGGAGCTTGGAATGGTTTAGCAAGCGGTATGAAAGCTCACGAAGTTTGAAACTCAAACTCTCCACAAGCATTCATGTGAAGCCTGGTGTTAAGGAATTGTTGAAGAAAAGTGAAGACCTATATCTCAATGAATTGGGTGGCGTTAACAGTGTTTGTGAGTTAGATAGGGAAGGTTTTCCAAGGTTGAGATTTTTACATGTCCAAGAGGGTCGGAACTTCCAATACATTGTAAACCCGAACACAACAACTCCTTGTAAAATTTTTCCAGGCTTGGAGGTATTGTCTCTTAAAAAATTGATTAACCTTGAGATGATATGTCACGGCCAACTTGGAGTAGAGTCGTTTAGTAAATTGAGAATTGTGAGAGTGGAAAGTTGTGGCATGTTGAAGAACCTTTTCTCATTCCCTATTGCCAAATCCCTTTTGCAACTACAACAAATCAAAGTGGAGGACTGTAAAAACATGGAGGAGATTTTTTCCTGTGAAAGTGAAAAGGATGTGATTGAGTTAAAGGAAGTACAATCCATAGAACTACGGGGTTTACCGAAGCTCACTAGCATCTGCTCTGAGATAAAGGATGAGCCCATCCCACTTCTTAATGGGAAG ATAGTGTTTCCCTACTTGGTGACGTTAGACCTACATGATATTGGTGCTGAAAAAATATGGGACAATAGTCTTCAAGCAATGCAACATTTTCATAGATTGAGATATCTGACGTTGTCAGGCTGTCATAAATTAAAGTTCTTGTTCCCCGTTGTTGTGGTCAAAGGTCTTATTCAACTCATGAAACTTGATGTAAGAGATTGTGAATTAATGGAAAGGATAATAGGAGGAGCGGCAGGTCAGATGATCTTCCCCAAATTGAATTTACTGCATCTCAAAGATCTTCCAAAACTGAAAAGATTCTGCACAGGAAATTCTGTTGAATTTCCATCCTTGGCCTATATGTGGATAGCGAAATGCCCGGAATTGAAGTCGTTCATCTTTGATGAAAAGGACGTCAGCAATGGTGACCTCCCACCTCCTCTCTTTGATGAAAAG GTGGAACTCCCTACTATTGAAATATTAGACATCCGATCCGTTAACCTGAAAAGAATATGGCACAATGAACTCCCTCCAGAATCCTTTTGCAAACTAGACAATCTTTTCCTGTATGACTGTGAAAATCTGTTGAACATATTTCCATCTAATATGCTGACAAGACTGCAGAACCTACAAATTTTGGATATAGAAAATTGCAAGTCAATGGATGTGATATTTGATTTGGAAGGGCCAAATGGTTTGGAGATGCATATAACAAAGACCCCCATATTCGGAAAACTAAAGTTCATAGAAATCGCGGATTGCCCCAGTGTGAGATATATTTTTCCACTCTCTATAATCAGTGGTCTTCGGGAACTTGAGAAGTTACATATTGAAGACTGTAGGGCGGTTGAGGAAATTGTTGCAATGGAAGGGGTAGATGCGGATGTTAGGTTCGAGGTCCTAAAAGTCACTTTCCTGAAACTTGAAGACTTACCACAACTAAAAAGTTTCTACCCTGGAATTCATACCTCAGAATGGCCActgttaaagaaattgaaagttgTTGGATGTGACAAACTGAAAATATTGGCTTCTGAATGTTCAAATGTCCAAGAAGGGGCGCATGATGGGTATCTTTATTCGCACGAAAAG GACAAATTCCTCAACATGGAAGAACTTGTTGTAGGGCGTAGCACTTTGAATGAGATATTCCCAGATGGAGGATTCATTTGTGAGGCTGGAGAGCTCTCAACATTTCGCAGTCTCAACATTTTGCAGTCTCAAAATTTTGGTTGTCACAGATTGAAAATTCAGTTTCCGTCCTCACTGTTGTCATTCTGCAATTTGATTGAACTGAAAGTATATAGATGTCACAAATTGACTTACTTAATGTCTTGCTCGACAACTAAAAGCATGATGCAGCTCAAGAAATTGCGGGTATTTGAATGTGCAATGATGACATCCATTGTAGAATGTGCAGGGGAAAGTGAGACAGAGGATGATAATATTTTCTACCAACTGGAACAaatatatattgatgatatgCCAAACCTTTCAAGCTTCTGCTGCTCAGGAAAACATGCCTTCAAATTACCATCAttggtatatgtatatgtgagaAATTGCCCCAGTCTGAAAACTTTTTGCGAGGGACCACTTTCCACTTTTAAGCTCTGGAGTCTCCATGTATCATCTTATGAAGAGCGTTGGAACGGCGACCTAAATAGTACCATACAGGCGTTGTATAAAGAAATG gaggatgatgatgatgatgatgatgatgatggtggagATGAAGATTTGTCAATGGAGATAAAGAG caatgatgatgatgaggtcaATTGCTCGTAG